The DNA segment ATTTTGTCATCTTGTGCTACCTTAGACCATGGCCTCTAGGGAGCTGAGATGCTGCAAGACAGAGAAATTCCATTCCTGCTGGGATGTGCAGAAAAGactgaatcctttttcttttatctgtaaaGAGAAAGGTGGTAGAGCTTGGCCAAGGATCATGTATTCAAAAGCTGATGGTCAGGAAGAGATCAGGATTCCCCTGCCTAGCCTCTAATTCCCATCCCTGCCACGTGAGAGTAACTTCTTTCCTGTTTCATCCAACAGCCAGACTATGACGTGTGGATTCTTCTCACGGTGGTCAGCACTGTGGTTGtcatcattttgatttttgttgtccGCACAAAGTGCCAGCTGAACAGGACTCAGGTAGGAATCTCAAAGATGTGTGTGAGCAAACAGAAACACATGAAGGGCAGGACCAGACACAGTTTGGGAAGGGAAGTGTGCCTCTCTATGAACTGAAAATGTGGCCCCATgaggcaggagcagcccagggacaagTGGAGTGATCTTGAGATGGGCTGGCAGTGTCCCTCGTGTGGTGGCCTTGCTCTCCTCCTGCCATACCACCAGCACTGCAGCCTGCAGTCCCAGCACCTTTTGGAGCTTGTCCCAGCACCcaaagctgcagagctgggccACAAGCTCTTGATTTCAACAGTATTGTCTTTATTGGTAGAGAGTAGAagatttagtatttttaatagaaGCTAACAAATTAAATAATCATCTTTCCAGTGTCAGATGTATTTCCAGATTTGAGAATACACCGTTTGTCCTATAGAAAGACAAGCCTTTGGGGCTCAAAAATCCAGCACTGCTGAGTGATTTTGAATGTCCACTGCCAGATGTCTCCTGCTGGTGACAAAGCCGACTCTGGCTAAGTCAGGTTAAACAAAAAGTCACCTCTACAAATACGTACCGCCCCCAATTTCCTGATAATCCCATTCTGAAAATGGAAGGGCGGCAAGAAGTATGGCAATGTAAGGCTGAGCCTCTCCTTAAAGCTTCCTTTCTCCCTGGCAGGACTCCTTGCAGCAGCAGACCATGCAGGCCATTGGGCAGCTGGCCACGCGCAAGTACCAGGCAAGGTGCCGGCAGACGTCGCGATGGGACTCggccagcagctgcagctcagcccCGGTCTGTGCAATTTGCCTGGAGGAGTTCAGCGAGGGCCAGGTAGGCTGTGGGCATGGCTGCTGGTTAGCCATGGCTCTGAGCTTCCTGGCCACAGTCAGATTAGAGCTGCAGTGGGAGCTGGGCAGTCTGGCAGGGGTGGGAGGCCCTTGGGATGTTTCCTTCAGCAACTCCTGAGGGCTGGGAAAGGACCAGCACTGATGGAGGTCTGCCTGCCCCTTGGCCAAAAAAGCCCTTCCCCTGCTGAAGTCACTTGCCTGCAGATTCAGATTCCCTGAAGATGGGTCTCCAGCTGTTGCAGTAGGATAAAAATACCCATGATACGTCCATGTTGAAATAACGGGTCAAAAGTGGGGTTCGCTTCTCCAAAGCACTCAGCCTGAAACCCTCCTATTTGCGAGGGCTAGCACCTCTCTGGACCTTCacaccccagagctggatgcagcgaGCAAAATcagagctgccaggctgctgcgCAGCCTCCTCCATGCAAAGCTGGGCTGCAGATAGCTCGCCGTTAGACATCTTTTCATCCTACAAGGCTTGCTTCCATCAAGAAGGACCCATCCAGGTCTTGGGAATGGTTCTTCTTGCTCATGCTCCTCCTTGCTTAtactcctcctcttctctccacCTCTCTCTAGGAACTGCGGATCATCTCGTGCTCCCATGAGTTTCACCGGGAGTGTGTTGacccctggctgcagcagcaccacacATGTCCGCTTTGCATGTTCAATATTCTTGGTAGGGCTCAGACACAGCATTTCCCGGCCAGGGATGGGCTTGGGTGCAGGGGTTGTACCCAGGAGGTCCATGTACCCTTGGGCAACGCATACATGGGTGCATCAGCAGGAGCGTGCATCTCCGTGCACGTGGGTGTACAGGGCACTGTGTGCATGGAGAGGGGTCCCTGTGTGTGTGAGCCCCCGCAGTGTTACAGCGAGGTGCTGGGCTTGGGCAGTGACCTGCAGCAAGAGGAGGGGTTTCCAGTCCTGGGAGCtgtggggaagggaggtgggATCTGAGGgtcagggcagcagggagggtgCTGTGTGTGCAGGACCATCAAGACGGTTTGGTGGTGGCAGTGAGTTGCAGGGCACGGATGGGACATGGGACTGTAGTGGCAGTGCAGGGGAGGCTCGCCAGTGGTGGGACtactgcagctgggctgtgggacgTATGCTGGATGCTCCCTTCTCTCTCCATAGCCAGAGACTCAGTGGACCAGGCCGCAGCCGCTGGCTCCAGGCTGGCCCCTCAGGACATGGAGCCTGGACGGCGACTCCACCTTTTCCGCCAGCACCCAGGACATGCCCTTTACCACCTCCCACACGCATATCCTCAGAGGAACCTCAGGAGCTTTCCCCCAGAGCCAGCCCATGGCAACCCCTTCTTCCACTCTCCGGAGCTCTCCCAGCTGGATTTTGGCACCATCCACTACATGCCTTACAGGCCAGCCACCTCCCTGCTTGCCTGTGGCCACCCACCTCCCCTTGCCCCGGGCCTGCTGGGCCAGCAGCACCCCAACCCCTCGGCGTGCGGGCAGATGCTGCCACCccacaggacttgttctctccagccccagcccccctgccTGGGGCTCAAGGCAGCCCTGGTGCACAAGCAGCACCGTGTACCCGCCCTGCGCCGGGGGGTCAGCCACGGCCACCAGCACAACAGCAGTGGCTCTGGGGAGAGCTATCTCACGGACCACAGCGGGTATCTGGCAGACGGGCCAGGCAGTGACTCCAGCTCGGGGCCCTGCCACGGTTCCTCCAGTGACTCCATGTTGAACTGCACGGACGTCAGTCTGCAGGGCATCCATGGCAGCTGCTCCACGTTCCGCAGCTCCCTCAGCAGCGACTACGACCCCTTCgtgtactgcagctcggagggaCCCACCACAGACAACGGCCAGGAGCAGCCACAGCCGCCGAGGGAGACGCGGCCCAGGTCCGTGGACCTGATGGTGCCTGGAGGTGCTGCTCCGGCCAAGGCCCAGGTGCTCAGCCACgtccactaccaccaccaccagcaccaccactaCAGAAGAGACATGGAGTGTCCACCTGGgcgtgctgggcaggggcctgggcaGCGCAAATCCCGGTACTCTGGGGCCAAAGTTGGCTTCCACGGTTCTCGGACACAAAAGAGGAGCGAGAAAAACAATCACTGTCAGCAGCCTCTGGAAAGCGGCGCTGTGCTGCAGGAGGCAGCTCCGGCAGGACAGCCAGCCTGTACCCAGCAAGGCTGGGAGTCCCCTCATGCCCCCTCCGCTTCTCCAAACAGGTTGGACTTCAGTGTAGATGCCAACAGACAATCAGGAGCAGCTGGCAcatcccctgtcccactgcccccGAGACACAGCTTACAGAGCCGTCATCACCGAAGGAAAAGAAAGTGTCCCCTGGAGCCCAACCCTGCTCTCCTGCCCGAGGACTCAGCCTTGCCCAAAGCCTGCGATGCTCACATTCCTCACGGCCATCCCGCTGGCTACCGCTGCTCGCCCGAAGTCCAGCCTCTGATCCCAAGCGCTCCCCTGCCCTGCGGCTTGGGCTCTCGGCCGCTCTGGAAGTGTTTAGTGCTGCAGTCCGACACAGAGCTGAAAAAGCAGGAGGAGGGGTTGTCAGGACGGGAGGGAAACTGCACGGTTCCTGCTGATTTCTCAGGGACGGGCAACCCCAGACACAGTCTGAGTCTTCACCTTCACTGCCCGTCTCAGCAGGGTAGTCAGGGTAAGTCTGGGGTTTGCCTCTTCTTGCAGCAAGCAGGTGAATAAGGGTGGTTTGCTGAAGGTACTCTGGCCGCCAGTAGACCTGGTGTCTTCACAGTGAGCTTTCCTAGAGGACCACTGGCAACAGATGTGTTTCAGAGCTCACCTCTCTGGAGATGATGGCCTGAATGATTAGCAAGTCTGTTAATGAGTGCACCAAACCCTGCAGTCTCATGCTAAATCATACAAATGAGAAATAAGGTGGCTATTTTTAACTAAGCATCTCTAGCAGCTGGAATATCTCCCAAAGGAAGGGGCAGTGTGTCCTTACATCAGGCTGGATGTCTTACTCGCAGAGTTGTTATCATTAAGGCTTATTGGGCTCTAGCTGTTTTAGCCAACCCCAGCTAACCGGAATCAACAAGGAAGTGTGCGTGGCCGGTGGTAGTAGGAGAACAAACTAAATGAGTTTATGGATTTGCACATCTCTCATTTCTCACCTGCCTCTGTTGTGTGGGAGTTGCTTTTTAGTGTCTTGGAAATCAGACATAATTAAAGTTTGGCCCTTTGCCTAACTGCTGTACATCTCTCGCTGAAAGAGGGAAAATGCATTTGAGACAAGGCCGTTTGAAAGAACCTAACTGAGTTTAGCTCCCAGGTCTTGCTCTCTCAGGCTTCTCTGAATACCGCAGCCTGGGAGTCAGCATGGGCAGGTGCTGGCtctgagcagagcctggctccctTCCTCACCCTGGCACTGACTCACTGAAGGTCCTTGGGCAAATCATTTTGATTTAGGCACCAAATACAGATCTAGCTGCCTAATTTCTGTTGAAATGCTGGCTTTAAACTCGTGACTCACCATGCCCATTGTGCCACAGAGATAATAACTTCCTCCACATGCTCGTCTATCCAGCCCTACACCACACCCAGGCTGCTGGTGGTGGAGCGCGGGCCgaggaggcagcagggaagggggagaggctgGATGGGGCACGGTGCTCTGGGCTCccaggaacagattttttttttcccaggtgcaGAAGTGCCTGACACTGCAGATAGGTGGTATGGAAGGTTCTTCAAAGGGCCCGGGGGGATGCTGCTGTTTCGAGAGATaaggaggcagcagtgcagagctgtctctctggTTTGCAGGTAGCTCTGAGTGCTGATGTCCCCTGAGGTGGAGGTGGTGGGAGGTGATATTGCCAGGACACAGTCCTCCCAGGGTCACAGCAGGGGACCTCCACATGGAGCGAGCCCTCCTGGCATGAGGGCAGGCTGCTCACGAGTTGCTTTGAGCTcccatttcaaaatgaaactggGAGCACTCCCCAAGCCACCAGAGCAGGAGTCTGTGCACCTAATGTGGGGCACTGGGTGCTGCAGTGTCCAGGGCATTGCAAGGGTCCGTTCTGTGATGCCTCTGTCTCTTTGTAGATGgtcccagctgcccagatctgtGCCTACCTCCTGATGGCATGATGGGGGAAGGCTCTCTGACACCCATCCAGAGCCAGTGTGCTTTGCCAAGCTCACAGTCTTCATTCCCTCTTACCTCTGTTTACCAGTAGCTGGAAGGACCAATGTGTCTGAAAGCAGTGTGACTCTATGGCTATTTGACTACAGTAGCTTCTGTAGATGCTTTCAGGACCAGCCAGAGAGTCAGAATCTCATTGTAAGATTGAGAAAATACATAGAAAGGAAAGATTTAACTTTGTTAGGAACTGACGACAGTTGAAGAGAGTGGGAGCTCATGCAGAAAAGCCATCAAGCTGAAAACATGTTAGTTGACACAACACAACCTTTGAGTTATAATCACGTTGATTCTTTATCTTAGAAAGGGACTGGACATAAATCAATAGAGAACAAGTAAAAAGAGCAAAGAACAATCTCTATAGACAGTCCCATGTAAGCAGGACACAAAAAAATAGACAAGGAGAccaagaagaaatgcatatatgcCTCTAGATAAATGTTGTAAGGCTGAAATGTAAGTGGATGAATTAGAAAGCCCAGctttaaattaaagttttgaCATATACTTTTCAGaaacccagtttaaaaaaaaaacacaagcagtGGGATCCTGTAATTCCCAGGTGAAattacagagaggagaaaagtaTGTCTTTTCTGGTTGCATGGGAGGGACACTATGCATTAAGGAGAGCGTAAAGTCCAATGACAAGTAACACAAAAATCCCCAATTGTGCCTAAGTAGGAGGAGTATGGTATTAGGGTTATAATACACTGCTTTAGCACAGGCTGCAAAAGAGGAGTCTACGTATACATGAGAATCTTCTTCAAATAATACTAAAAGAAACAGTCAAAAGAATAAGATACTTTTGGGCACAGGGATCATTTAAAGCCCCAGAAAAGGGCTGGccaagcagcagagcagagagggcaATTTGAAGCAAGAAGCCAATCTTCCAAAGTGAAGGTGTGGCTAGACAAAGAAGCCAGAAAAGAGTTGGATGCAAAGCTAAGTGCAGAGCCACGGTGAAGCAGGCCAGGAAAGATTTCTGTGAACAGCTtgtgaaaaagagagagactatTAATGCAAACGTTTTCAACTCCATAGGAAGGAAGAAGGCTGCCAGAGGCTCTGCAGGTCTAGGGAGTAACAGAGGTCTAAGAGGGATGTTCAAGGGCTGTAACCACATAGCAGAAGAGCAAACTGAATTTACTGCATTAGTGATCAGTGTGGAAGTGCTTGAGGAGGTTCTCACCTTGGCGCATCTTTGTTCATGGCATGGGGTAGATGATCCCTCATAAATCACCAGTTTgagcatttctgaaatgcatCAATAAAGTGGATAGTAACAAATTGCCAGGGCAACAGATCACTCACCTGGGCATTGTGTAGGGGCTCAAGCGCAAAACTGCTAAATCACGAATGTGGACTGCAATCTGTTACCCATGCCCAGAGCCAGAAGGAAGAGCTGAGGGCAATATCAGcttgaaatagctgaagcaaGAGAATGATGAGCCTGACTTTCCTGCCAAGCAAATTGTTAAAAATTCAAATACAGGGTCTGACTTGTAGGCACATGGCTAAATGTGAAAACCAGGGAAGGAGGCAACACAACTTTTGTAGAGAGATAACGCCTTGCAGATCTTTTAGGGGAATGAAGCTCtcaaaggacaaaaggaaaagtGCTCTCATAGGTAAATAAGTCGCCAAAAAAAATAGGAGACAAAGTGCAGATCAGTCTTAATGGAGGAAAGTTATTCGGAGAAGGAGGAAAGTCAAATTCTGCAACTGTCTGCACCTTTCAGCAAGTTCATAAATATCCTGGACAAGGAGAGGAGATAGCAAAGTTTATAAAAGACAAAATCCTTCAGGACTGTCAGCTTTAAAACTGGTTACAAACCATTACAGAAGGATCTCCTGTTGCTGTGTTATCAGGAATAGAGTGGTAGATGAAATCCCATGTAAGTAGCACAAAATGCCACACATGAGCAGAACCGCTTCAAAGTAAAAATCACATTATTACTAGGAGCTAGCTGGGAACAAATGTGGGACAAGCAGAGTGCACCATGATGCAGCTGCCTACATCTGTGATGCTTTCTCAGCTAGCATCCACCACGGATCACCACTTCCCCAAAAAAAGATATAGCAGACTTGGGAGAAGTGCAGAAAGGTATCAGTACAATCACAACAATGAGgtttttctgagaaaacagaaagaatataGAGACTTTCATGTGGGAAAAAGATGATTAGCAGAGGATATGAAAGAGAGGATATGAAATCAGGAGAGCAGGGGAGAAGGCAGATGAGAAAGACTCACTGGTGCTTATAACAAAATAAGTGATGGCATCAAATGGGAACCAGAAGCTTTAAAACACCCAATAAGGTAACACATGGTGTGTAATGAAACTGGTGCTTATTGCCCAGAGGAAGTAGGTGCCAGAAGTAAAATGGGTTTGAGAGCCTAGATCAAGAGCTATCAAATGCAGATATGCAAATACActctctggctcaggaagtccctaAACCAGGGTTTCCAGAAGCTGACAGTGCTCCTGTGGGATGCAGCACCCTCCAGGTGTGTGCTTACCTTGCCCAGCTGCAAGGTGAGGCTGAATCTTGGTCCACTGCCCCTGGAAAAACTCCACTTGTGCAAGCAGTGCCATGCATTGGCATCGCAAGGAATAACACTGCCCACAGCCATTGCCAGTGTTCTGCAGATGATCCCGAAGGTACTTGCATGATCTTGGAGTTTATGCCGCTTCCTTGAGCACCTCCACCAGCTTTTCTTGGTGGGGTTTGCATAAAGATACATCCCTGCCTCTCTTGCCTGGGAGACTATACCTGGGAGTTGTTTCACTGAAGAACCAATCCTCAAGCAATGCAGAATGGATCCTCTTAAGAGAAGTCAGACAACTAGCAGTGAATTACAGCTAGATGGCTTCCTAAACCACCCCAGCACGCATGTATCTTGTCCCAGAACAGCCAGATTACTCTCAGCACAGGCTGATGAAATCTCTTGATTTCTCTCTCTGGGAAGTCTCACCTCCTGCAGCATGCCGTCAGcatcctccccctctcctccatctcctgctcATCCTTTTAGCCATTCCCTTTTATGTCATGTCTTTGATCTTTGCTAGAGAGGGGGAGAGGGTTTAGAGGGCAGAAAAAGACCAGTGTTAAAACCTAACACCCAAAGAACAAGATTTCTGTTGTATCGCCAAGGTATGCTCCTTCAGGTCATTGCCCGGTGTGGGTCTCAATGGCCAGTTCAGCAACTGAGGCTCTACCACCTCTCCCAGTTCAAGacctttttttaactttcctttctgtttgtatAATAGGGGACACTCACACAGGCatggttttcagaaaatattttaataatgctaTTTGAGACTCAGGGCATCTGACTAATCACAGAGTGATCAAAGCTGTACAGTCCCTTTTGCATTGCACATAAGCTGGTGTACATGAGAAGCAGTTGGCAATGGCTTATTCAATGTACCAGTGACACAAATCACAAATGCCGGCTATGTTCAAATGCTGTCTTCTGGTACTTTGGCCATGCCTGCACATATATCTATAACACTGTGTCTGTACATTAATTTTCCCATGTTGATTAGCTACATTTTCTAAGCAGAATctcatttgcttgttttcttcccatatatttaattttcagaggTCCTGTTCCTACAGCTGGTGATTTATTACAAACAAGAATTTGCTGTGACTTTTGAAAAGTTGTTTGAATTGCTCTCTATGAGTATCTATATAGGCATTTGTTTCCTGTTGATCTCAGGAACATTCAGGAAAagggaaatgtgaaaaataatgcATGTATGCCTTTACTGGGCTATGCTGACCCTGCGTGAGAGCTCTAGGCAGACTTGAAAGACATCTGGGAAAGGGACTGTGGTGTGTGCGTCAACACTTAGTCACTTAGAAAGCGACTATCTGAAGCAATACCTCAGGGTGTACCATTTCTAGGCAGCCCTTATGTTCAGTGTTTCAAAGTAAACTACTCAGCATGTGCCTGTCAATAATTCACCAGGCGGAAGGAGTTGGTGAAGAGCTTGAGCTGCAGtctttgctggctgggcatgaaggATTGGCATTTATGGCCAACCACCACTTACTGGGTTTGGCTTGTTTGGGACTCGGAAGCAATTTGTGCAACTTCTTGAACACCATGAAACGCACGTGCCATCCCTTTCTTGCACACACACATCACTTGCAGTCTGCTTTTGTTGTCTGgagtttctgttgttgttgtcacCTGTCCCTGGAAGATGCTGCCTTGGCACTGTGTGAGTATGAATTGGTGTTATTTTCTGttgctaataatttttaaaatggctgtAGAGATTTTCCTTAAAGAGCAAGCATCAAAAAGCCTCAAAAGCAAACATCTAGTAGCAATATGAATGCTG comes from the Accipiter gentilis chromosome 6, bAccGen1.1, whole genome shotgun sequence genome and includes:
- the RNF43 gene encoding E3 ubiquitin-protein ligase RNF43, whose product is MSAGPQLQLAVLWPWLLMATLQAGLGHTGLALVAAVESERSAAQKAIIRVIPLKVEPIILEGEFANVAEVTPAEGKLLQSHPLSLCNTSEDEHTESGFITIVKLEQPDRDPNPCLSLANKAKLAGERGARAILFDITDDESAADQLRKPRGLSQPVVLIRGHDAELLMGVVNKNREAHVKIEVKEPPAWPDYDVWILLTVVSTVVVIILIFVVRTKCQLNRTQDSLQQQTMQAIGQLATRKYQARCRQTSRWDSASSCSSAPVCAICLEEFSEGQELRIISCSHEFHRECVDPWLQQHHTCPLCMFNILARDSVDQAAAAGSRLAPQDMEPGRRLHLFRQHPGHALYHLPHAYPQRNLRSFPPEPAHGNPFFHSPELSQLDFGTIHYMPYRPATSLLACGHPPPLAPGLLGQQHPNPSACGQMLPPHRTCSLQPQPPCLGLKAALVHKQHRVPALRRGVSHGHQHNSSGSGESYLTDHSGYLADGPGSDSSSGPCHGSSSDSMLNCTDVSLQGIHGSCSTFRSSLSSDYDPFVYCSSEGPTTDNGQEQPQPPRETRPRSVDLMVPGGAAPAKAQVLSHVHYHHHQHHHYRRDMECPPGRAGQGPGQRKSRYSGAKVGFHGSRTQKRSEKNNHCQQPLESGAVLQEAAPAGQPACTQQGWESPHAPSASPNRLDFSVDANRQSGAAGTSPVPLPPRHSLQSRHHRRKRKCPLEPNPALLPEDSALPKACDAHIPHGHPAGYRCSPEVQPLIPSAPLPCGLGSRPLWKCLVLQSDTELKKQEEGLSGREGNCTVPADFSGTGNPRHSLSLHLHCPSQQGSQGSEEEVQDVHEHSV